In Mus caroli chromosome 19, CAROLI_EIJ_v1.1, whole genome shotgun sequence, a genomic segment contains:
- the C19H10orf82 gene encoding uncharacterized protein C10orf82 homolog isoform X1 — MLKPAESKMESPKTFMRQLPITPGYCGFIPWLSCQESSSEDRMNPCVKAFQERTQRYKEDQQGLNCSVANTPPLKPICSEDTVLWVLHEYAKKYHPLTLECKNEKKPLQEPPIPGWAGYLPRARVTEFGYATRYTIMAKKCYKDFLDLVEQAKRAQLKPYEQTYDVRAAEPLSPSSKILQLQGLSRAYPAFSGPGQTPPSEDPQAPRPCGCAQWSSQSCSRNVYGEPPSLAKAFAES; from the exons AGTAAAATGGAGTCTCCCAAGACCTTCATGAGACAGCTGCCCATCACTCCAGGATACTGCG GCTTCATACCATGGCTCAGTTGCCAGGAAAGCTCCAGCGAGGACCGCATGAATCCCTGTGTGAAAGCGTTCCAGGAGAGAACGCAGAGATACAAGGAGGACCAGCAGGGACTAAACTGCTCTGTGGCCAACACCCCACCCCTGAAGCCCATCTGTTCTGAGGACACAGTCCTGTGGGTGTTGCATGAGTATGCCAAGAAGTACCACCCCCTGACTCTGG AATGCAAAAACGAGAAGAAACCGCTGCAGGAACCCCCTATCCCTGGCTGGGCAGGCTACCTGCCCAGAGCCAGGGTCACTGAATTTGGCTATGCCACAAGGTATACCATCATGGCCAAAAAGTGCTACAAGGACTTCCTGGATTTGGTGGAGCAAGCCAAGAGGGCTCAGCTGAAGCCATATGAGCA AACATACGATGTGAGGGCTGCCGAGCCTCTTAGCCCTTCTTCAAAAATCTTGCAGCTGCAAGGTCTCTCACGCGCATATCCAGCATTCTCTGGGCCAG GTCAAACACCCCCAAGTGAGGACCCCCAAGCTCCCAGGCCCTGTGGCTGTGCTCAGTGGTCCAGCCAGTCATGCAGCAGGAATGTGTATGGGGAGCCACCATCCTTAGCAAAGGCTTTTGCCGAGAGCTAG
- the C19H10orf82 gene encoding uncharacterized protein C10orf82 homolog isoform X2, translating into MESPKTFMRQLPITPGYCGFIPWLSCQESSSEDRMNPCVKAFQERTQRYKEDQQGLNCSVANTPPLKPICSEDTVLWVLHEYAKKYHPLTLECKNEKKPLQEPPIPGWAGYLPRARVTEFGYATRYTIMAKKCYKDFLDLVEQAKRAQLKPYEQTYDVRAAEPLSPSSKILQLQGLSRAYPAFSGPGQTPPSEDPQAPRPCGCAQWSSQSCSRNVYGEPPSLAKAFAES; encoded by the exons ATGGAGTCTCCCAAGACCTTCATGAGACAGCTGCCCATCACTCCAGGATACTGCG GCTTCATACCATGGCTCAGTTGCCAGGAAAGCTCCAGCGAGGACCGCATGAATCCCTGTGTGAAAGCGTTCCAGGAGAGAACGCAGAGATACAAGGAGGACCAGCAGGGACTAAACTGCTCTGTGGCCAACACCCCACCCCTGAAGCCCATCTGTTCTGAGGACACAGTCCTGTGGGTGTTGCATGAGTATGCCAAGAAGTACCACCCCCTGACTCTGG AATGCAAAAACGAGAAGAAACCGCTGCAGGAACCCCCTATCCCTGGCTGGGCAGGCTACCTGCCCAGAGCCAGGGTCACTGAATTTGGCTATGCCACAAGGTATACCATCATGGCCAAAAAGTGCTACAAGGACTTCCTGGATTTGGTGGAGCAAGCCAAGAGGGCTCAGCTGAAGCCATATGAGCA AACATACGATGTGAGGGCTGCCGAGCCTCTTAGCCCTTCTTCAAAAATCTTGCAGCTGCAAGGTCTCTCACGCGCATATCCAGCATTCTCTGGGCCAG GTCAAACACCCCCAAGTGAGGACCCCCAAGCTCCCAGGCCCTGTGGCTGTGCTCAGTGGTCCAGCCAGTCATGCAGCAGGAATGTGTATGGGGAGCCACCATCCTTAGCAAAGGCTTTTGCCGAGAGCTAG